In the Deinococcus yavapaiensis KR-236 genome, one interval contains:
- the ypfJ gene encoding KPN_02809 family neutral zinc metallopeptidase, which translates to MDWERLRRSTNVQDRRGGGLGGGLAIGGGGALLIALVSLLFGANPADVLNQLGAGGSQSGGQYERTPENDRQADFAARILGSTEDVWSGIFQRSNKTYTPTQLVLFDGVDSSACGSANAATGPFYCPSDQDIYLDLSFFRQLEQLGGSGDFARAYVIAHEVGHHVQQELGIEQQVRSQQAGLSQAGANALSVRLELQADCFAGVWGHGASDIANLTDADYRQAINAAASIGDDRLSGGRATPDSFTHGSSQQRVTWFQRGLESGDPNKCDTFAQ; encoded by the coding sequence ATGGATTGGGAGAGACTCAGACGCAGCACGAACGTCCAAGACCGCCGTGGTGGCGGTCTCGGCGGTGGACTCGCGATTGGCGGCGGCGGCGCCTTGCTCATCGCGCTCGTGTCGTTGCTGTTCGGCGCGAACCCGGCGGATGTCCTCAATCAACTCGGCGCGGGCGGATCGCAATCGGGCGGGCAGTACGAGCGCACGCCAGAGAACGACCGTCAAGCGGACTTCGCCGCGCGAATCCTCGGCAGCACCGAGGACGTGTGGAGCGGCATCTTCCAGCGCAGCAACAAAACCTACACCCCGACTCAACTCGTGCTGTTCGACGGCGTGGACTCGTCGGCGTGCGGTTCGGCGAACGCCGCGACGGGCCCGTTCTACTGCCCGTCCGACCAAGACATCTATCTCGACCTCTCGTTCTTCCGTCAACTCGAACAGCTCGGCGGATCGGGCGACTTCGCGCGGGCGTACGTCATCGCGCACGAAGTCGGACATCACGTGCAACAGGAACTCGGCATCGAACAGCAAGTGCGCAGCCAGCAAGCAGGGCTGTCGCAAGCGGGCGCGAACGCCTTGTCGGTTCGCTTAGAGTTGCAAGCGGACTGCTTCGCGGGCGTGTGGGGCCACGGCGCGTCGGACATCGCCAACCTCACCGACGCCGATTACCGTCAAGCGATCAACGCCGCCGCCTCAATCGGTGACGACCGCCTGTCGGGCGGACGCGCCACGCCCGATTCGTTCACGCACGGCTCGTCGCAACAGCGCGTCACGTGGTTCCAGCGCGGGTTGGAAAGTGGCGATCCCAACAAGTGCGACACCTTCGCGCAGTAA
- a CDS encoding MarR family transcriptional regulator codes for MNDTLIYEQDQEVLHAIQLQGNATVAALAAHLGLPVLSVRASVNRLLVRGHIRGHKISDVRVEYHSA; via the coding sequence GTGAACGACACGCTCATCTACGAACAGGACCAAGAGGTCCTTCACGCCATCCAACTGCAAGGAAACGCCACCGTCGCCGCGCTCGCCGCCCACCTCGGCTTGCCGGTGCTCAGCGTTCGCGCCAGCGTCAACCGCCTGCTGGTTCGCGGCCACATTCGCGGTCACAAGATCAGCGACGTCCGCGTCGAGTACCACAGCGCTTGA
- the pdxY gene encoding pyridoxal kinase PdxY yields MPLVSTTLPRNILSIQSWVSYGHVGNAAAVFPLQRLGFEVWAIHTVQFSNHTGYGQWKGQVFSPDAMRDLVDGIAERGVLGTCDAVLSGYMGDANTVSAVLDAVRRVREANPRALYCCDPVMGDVGRGVFVRPEVPDVMKERATVEADIVTPNQFELELLTGRSVKTLEDALSAAHTLRAHIRQGGPNVVLVTSLLRDDAPEGHIETLAVSGQGAWLVSTPLLPLDPPRNGTGDAIAALFFGQYLKTGSVRDSLELAVSALYRLLELTHEAGTREIQLVAAQDEFAAPAKRFAARSVA; encoded by the coding sequence ATGCCCCTCGTGAGCACGACCTTGCCGCGAAACATCCTCTCGATCCAGTCCTGGGTGAGCTACGGCCACGTCGGCAACGCCGCCGCCGTCTTTCCGCTGCAACGCCTCGGATTCGAAGTCTGGGCGATTCACACCGTGCAATTCTCGAACCACACCGGCTACGGCCAGTGGAAAGGGCAGGTGTTTTCGCCCGACGCCATGCGCGACCTCGTGGACGGCATCGCCGAGCGGGGCGTCTTGGGAACGTGCGACGCCGTCCTGAGCGGTTACATGGGCGACGCGAACACCGTCTCGGCCGTCCTCGACGCCGTTCGCCGCGTCCGCGAAGCCAATCCGCGGGCGCTGTACTGCTGCGATCCCGTCATGGGGGACGTGGGGCGCGGCGTGTTCGTGCGCCCCGAAGTGCCCGATGTGATGAAAGAGCGCGCGACCGTCGAGGCGGACATCGTCACGCCGAACCAGTTCGAGCTCGAACTGCTCACCGGCCGAAGCGTGAAGACGCTCGAAGACGCCCTCAGCGCCGCGCACACCCTGCGCGCCCACATTCGGCAAGGTGGCCCGAACGTCGTTCTCGTCACGAGCCTCTTGCGTGACGACGCTCCGGAAGGACACATCGAGACGCTCGCCGTGTCCGGTCAAGGCGCGTGGCTCGTCTCGACGCCGCTGCTGCCCCTCGATCCGCCGCGCAACGGCACCGGGGACGCCATCGCCGCGCTGTTCTTCGGGCAGTACCTCAAGACGGGCAGCGTGCGAGACAGCCTCGAGCTCGCCGTGTCCGCCCTTTACCGCTTGCTGGAACTCACGCACGAGGCGGGCACGCGCGAAATCCAACTCGTCGCCGCGCAAGACGAATTCGCCGCCCCGGCGAAGCGCTTCGCCGCCCGATCCGTGGCATGA
- a CDS encoding RecQ family ATP-dependent DNA helicase encodes MTDSLTPLQARRAARRLARQVFGYRNLRAGQEDAIKSVLEGHDTLAVMPTGSGKSAIYQIAALSLDGPTIVVSPLIALQRDQVDSLQELQEDGSSAALLNSTLSASERAQALRAFQAGELEFLFLAPEQLTNDETVACLRASNPSLFVVDEAHCVSEWGFDFRPDYLRLGAAIEALGHPRVLALTATAAPPVRAEIVERLGMIEPRVIVSGFDRPNLTLCVTEFEQDALRRDAVLKFVQGAEKPGLVYAATRKKAEELAEALSSRGLRSAAYHAGMKAADRDAVQRGFMADAFDVIVATTAFGMGIDKPNVRFVAHADLPGSLDAYYQEIGRAGRDGELATVHLFFTHADTKLRKFFASGGLLAADDLQHLLSILEDEGRPVAPSRLSEETSFSQTKLTSALTRLEEVGAIRFTEDGAVEVLEGVESTEAAQAASTAQHARKEYERSRLEMMRAYAGTRGCRRAFLLGYFGEAFEPPCDRCDTCRSGRRVEADENAEFGVGERVRHKTLGEGQVTLVESGKVTVLFDEHGYQALALKFVRDNELLEVLDASNEAV; translated from the coding sequence ATGACCGACTCTCTCACTCCCTTGCAAGCGCGCCGCGCCGCCCGTCGTCTCGCCCGCCAAGTGTTCGGCTACCGCAACTTGCGGGCGGGACAGGAAGACGCCATCAAGAGCGTCCTCGAAGGGCACGACACCCTCGCCGTGATGCCGACGGGCAGCGGAAAGAGCGCCATCTACCAAATCGCCGCGCTGTCGCTCGATGGCCCGACGATCGTCGTCTCGCCGCTCATCGCCTTGCAGCGCGATCAAGTGGACTCGCTGCAAGAGCTGCAGGAAGACGGCAGCAGCGCGGCCCTTCTGAATTCCACGCTCTCGGCCTCCGAGCGGGCGCAAGCCTTGCGGGCCTTTCAAGCGGGAGAGTTGGAGTTTTTGTTTCTCGCGCCCGAGCAGCTCACGAACGACGAGACGGTCGCGTGCCTCAGGGCCTCGAATCCCAGTTTGTTCGTGGTGGACGAAGCGCACTGCGTCTCCGAGTGGGGATTCGACTTCCGGCCCGACTACTTGCGGCTCGGCGCGGCTATCGAGGCGCTCGGTCATCCGCGGGTGCTCGCCCTCACGGCGACGGCCGCGCCGCCCGTGCGCGCCGAGATCGTCGAGCGCCTCGGCATGATCGAGCCGCGCGTCATCGTGAGCGGCTTCGACCGTCCGAACCTCACGTTGTGCGTGACGGAATTCGAGCAGGACGCGTTGCGCCGCGACGCCGTACTGAAGTTCGTGCAAGGCGCCGAGAAACCCGGGCTCGTGTACGCGGCGACGCGCAAGAAAGCCGAGGAACTCGCCGAGGCGCTGAGCTCGCGCGGTCTGCGTTCGGCGGCGTACCACGCGGGCATGAAGGCCGCCGACCGTGACGCCGTGCAGCGCGGCTTCATGGCGGACGCCTTCGACGTGATCGTCGCGACGACGGCCTTCGGCATGGGAATCGACAAGCCGAACGTACGCTTCGTCGCGCACGCGGACTTGCCGGGCAGCCTCGACGCTTACTACCAGGAGATCGGACGCGCGGGGCGCGACGGCGAGCTTGCCACCGTGCACTTGTTCTTCACCCACGCCGACACGAAGCTGCGCAAGTTCTTCGCGTCGGGCGGTTTGCTCGCCGCCGATGACTTGCAGCATCTGCTGAGCATCCTCGAAGACGAGGGGCGGCCGGTCGCGCCTTCGCGCCTCTCGGAAGAGACGAGCTTCTCACAAACGAAGCTGACGTCGGCCCTCACGCGCCTCGAGGAGGTCGGCGCCATTCGCTTCACGGAGGACGGGGCCGTGGAGGTGCTCGAAGGCGTCGAGTCCACGGAGGCGGCGCAAGCCGCGTCCACGGCGCAGCACGCCCGCAAGGAGTACGAGCGGTCGCGGTTGGAGATGATGCGCGCGTACGCGGGCACGAGGGGATGCCGCCGCGCGTTCCTGCTGGGGTACTTCGGCGAAGCGTTCGAGCCGCCGTGCGACCGCTGCGATACTTGCCGTTCGGGGCGGCGTGTCGAAGCGGACGAGAACGCCGAGTTCGGCGTTGGTGAGCGCGTGCGGCACAAGACGCTCGGCGAAGGACAAGTGACGCTCGTGGAATCCGGCAAGGTGACGGTGCTGTTCGACGAGCACGGGTATCAAGCGCTCGCGCTGAAGTTCGTGCGCGACAACGAACTGCTGGAGGTGCTCGACGCGTCCAACGAGGCCGTGTGA
- a CDS encoding glycosyltransferase → MDIVMIPSASAGLGHIGRTAALGRALTKLDASIHVEYVLNADRLRPQCEEAARATGFPTRVMGHRRPDNRRAVVTEALGHADVIVDDTQGELIHMKALLPKARWVHIPMFPLGDELFMNWPALTLIDGLLWAYPPGLGFPDELSFLGDRARRVGPFLSVKDVPTKAAARTRFGFRRGEEVLVYAPRGMSFGPEFGVRVLSAVFEGARLRRESGAKVRLVLAATNPHELAFAGLPPELPEWVTTFGTVAPADMLALIRAADVAVTEGSNMTQEAAALGTPILMVPGTIYETWLMGTRLLERGGARVLWIEDVFPRSVADQFAAILGDEGERGRLVKTAKAFVGESGHEKAARAVAEIGRGPRRDVPRDMLV, encoded by the coding sequence ATGGACATCGTGATGATACCCTCCGCGTCCGCCGGCCTGGGCCACATCGGGCGCACCGCCGCCTTGGGAAGAGCTTTAACGAAGCTCGACGCGAGCATTCACGTCGAGTACGTCCTCAACGCCGACCGCCTGCGACCTCAATGCGAGGAGGCCGCGCGGGCGACCGGCTTTCCGACGCGCGTCATGGGCCACCGTCGGCCCGACAATCGCCGCGCCGTCGTGACCGAGGCGCTCGGTCACGCGGACGTCATCGTGGACGACACCCAAGGCGAGCTCATCCACATGAAGGCCTTGCTGCCGAAGGCTCGGTGGGTCCACATTCCGATGTTTCCCCTCGGCGACGAGCTGTTCATGAATTGGCCCGCCCTCACGCTCATCGACGGCTTGCTGTGGGCCTATCCGCCGGGGCTCGGCTTTCCCGACGAACTCTCGTTTCTCGGCGACCGAGCACGTCGCGTCGGGCCGTTTCTGAGCGTGAAGGACGTGCCGACGAAGGCGGCGGCCCGAACACGCTTCGGCTTTCGGCGCGGCGAGGAAGTGCTCGTCTACGCGCCGCGCGGCATGTCGTTCGGGCCGGAGTTCGGCGTGCGCGTGCTGAGCGCGGTCTTCGAGGGCGCGCGGCTTCGGCGCGAGAGCGGCGCCAAGGTTCGGCTCGTCCTCGCGGCGACGAATCCGCACGAACTGGCCTTCGCGGGCTTGCCGCCCGAGCTTCCCGAATGGGTGACGACCTTCGGCACGGTCGCGCCCGCCGACATGCTCGCCCTCATTCGCGCCGCCGACGTCGCCGTCACCGAGGGCAGCAACATGACGCAAGAGGCGGCGGCGCTCGGCACGCCGATTTTGATGGTGCCCGGCACGATCTACGAGACGTGGCTCATGGGCACGCGGTTGCTCGAACGCGGGGGAGCGCGGGTGCTGTGGATCGAGGACGTCTTTCCCCGGTCGGTCGCCGATCAATTCGCGGCGATTCTCGGCGACGAAGGCGAGCGCGGTCGGCTCGTGAAGACCGCCAAGGCGTTCGTCGGCGAGTCGGGCCACGAGAAGGCGGCGCGGGCCGTCGCGGAGATCGGGCGTGGCCCGAGGCGCGACGTGCCTCGCGACATGCTCGTTTAA
- the mtnK gene encoding S-methyl-5-thioribose kinase — translation MTDAVSFGAYRPLSLDSVVAYLRSRSESADLLDLTADLSVREVGDGNLNLVFQVAERDRPSRSLLVKQALPYVRVAGEGWPLSTRRAHYEARSLRRFFESAPDFVPRPFWHDDVMALSVMENLREHRVVRGLLNERRVLPGLGEAMGRFLAATLFDTSDFALPSDEKRRLVGDFDNPELCRITEDLVFTEPFSEAAERNRFNDLVANDVRDLQGDESLRAHAARLKLTFLTSAQALLHGDLHTGSVMSLGDDHRVIDSEFAFVGPMGFDLGLFLANLLLSACAHEVRTEHRAARAEFRSYLLQEGRSMWSTFEADFRERLAKAESPSWNSPAFQDAFLQGVLRDTVGFAGCEMIRRTVGFAHVSDLDGIENPEARAVAERLALTLGRTLMLEAQGVSTFDDALRLMRW, via the coding sequence GTGACGGACGCCGTGTCGTTCGGAGCGTACCGACCGCTCAGCCTCGACAGTGTCGTCGCGTACTTGCGGTCGCGTTCCGAAAGTGCCGACCTGCTGGACCTCACGGCGGACTTGTCGGTGCGTGAAGTCGGCGACGGCAACCTCAACCTCGTGTTTCAAGTCGCCGAGCGGGACCGCCCTTCGCGAAGCCTGCTCGTGAAGCAGGCGTTGCCGTACGTTCGTGTCGCGGGCGAAGGCTGGCCCCTGTCGACGCGGCGAGCGCATTACGAGGCGCGGTCCTTGCGGCGTTTTTTCGAGAGTGCTCCCGACTTCGTGCCCCGCCCCTTCTGGCACGACGACGTCATGGCCCTGAGCGTCATGGAGAATTTGCGCGAGCACCGCGTCGTGCGCGGCCTGCTCAACGAGAGGCGCGTCCTGCCGGGGCTCGGAGAGGCGATGGGACGCTTTCTGGCCGCCACCCTGTTCGACACGTCGGACTTCGCCTTGCCGAGCGACGAGAAGCGCCGCCTCGTCGGAGACTTCGACAATCCCGAGTTGTGCCGCATCACCGAGGACCTCGTCTTCACCGAGCCGTTCTCGGAAGCAGCGGAGCGCAACCGCTTCAACGACCTCGTCGCGAACGACGTGCGCGACTTGCAGGGCGACGAGTCGCTGCGGGCACACGCGGCGCGCCTCAAGCTCACCTTTCTGACGAGCGCCCAAGCTCTCTTGCACGGCGATTTGCATACGGGCAGCGTGATGTCGCTCGGCGACGACCACCGCGTCATCGACTCGGAGTTCGCCTTCGTCGGCCCGATGGGCTTCGACCTCGGCCTTTTCCTCGCCAACCTCTTGCTGAGCGCGTGCGCGCACGAAGTTCGCACGGAGCACCGCGCGGCGAGGGCCGAATTCCGCTCGTACCTTCTGCAAGAAGGACGGTCGATGTGGTCGACGTTCGAGGCGGACTTTCGTGAACGGCTCGCGAAGGCCGAGTCGCCGTCATGGAACTCTCCCGCCTTTCAAGACGCCTTCTTGCAAGGAGTGCTGCGCGACACGGTCGGCTTCGCGGGCTGCGAGATGATTCGGCGTACGGTCGGCTTCGCGCACGTCTCGGACCTTGACGGCATCGAGAACCCCGAGGCGCGCGCCGTCGCCGAGCGCCTCGCCTTGACGCTGGGACGAACGTTGATGCTAGAGGCGCAGGGCGTGTCGACGTTCGACGACGCCCTGCGCCTCATGCGCTGGTGA
- a CDS encoding FRG domain-containing protein has translation MQVIRPSSWSELQDVLYEGAWNPSLRRFRSPFAYRGVSDARYSLRTSLARLGGTPRDLERHLLRAFRRYAYTSVQERESYWHWLALGQHHGLPTRLLDWSYSPLVALHFATASIEKFDTDGVVWMVNLSQANASLPEPLARHLAEDGTDVFTVESLTSFSRRHARERDPDAMTFDVQVLEDLERTSDEPFLLFFEPPSIDERIVQQYALFSLLSNPATALQDWLSDHEDVYRQIVLSADLKWEVRDKLDQANINERTLFPGLTGLSTWLKRYYLPRDADEDADEDKESGGPRDANET, from the coding sequence ATGCAAGTCATCCGGCCCTCGTCGTGGAGCGAACTGCAAGACGTCTTGTACGAAGGCGCGTGGAATCCGTCGCTGCGCCGCTTTCGCTCGCCCTTCGCGTACCGTGGCGTGTCCGACGCGCGCTACTCGCTCCGCACGAGCCTCGCACGCCTCGGTGGAACGCCACGCGACTTGGAGCGCCACTTGCTGCGGGCGTTTCGGCGTTACGCGTACACGAGCGTGCAAGAGCGCGAGTCGTACTGGCATTGGCTGGCGCTCGGACAGCATCACGGCCTTCCGACGCGTCTGCTCGACTGGTCGTACTCACCCCTCGTCGCCCTGCACTTCGCGACGGCGAGCATCGAGAAGTTCGACACGGACGGCGTCGTCTGGATGGTGAACTTGTCCCAGGCGAACGCGTCCTTGCCCGAACCGCTCGCGCGGCACCTCGCCGAGGACGGAACGGACGTGTTCACCGTGGAAAGCTTGACGTCCTTTTCGCGTCGTCACGCCCGCGAGCGCGATCCGGACGCCATGACCTTCGACGTGCAGGTGCTCGAGGATCTCGAACGCACGTCTGACGAACCGTTCCTGCTGTTCTTCGAACCGCCGTCGATCGACGAGCGCATCGTGCAGCAGTACGCGCTCTTCTCGCTGCTTTCCAATCCTGCCACGGCTTTGCAAGACTGGCTGAGCGACCACGAGGACGTGTATCGTCAAATCGTCCTTTCGGCGGACCTCAAGTGGGAGGTTCGCGACAAGCTCGATCAGGCCAACATCAACGAGCGCACGCTGTTCCCGGGGTTGACGGGGCTCTCCACGTGGCTCAAGCGGTATTACCTTCCGCGCGACGCGGACGAGGACGCAGACGAGGACAAGGAATCCGGCGGCCCCCGGGACGCGAACGAAACTTGA
- a CDS encoding DUF305 domain-containing protein: MRRLLLCLAFSSLAFAQTHDHSPPPSAPSTSAPVASHDHSVLGGELMASLERLDGRTFDRAFLSLMIAHHEAANAMSEDVSKSAQDAKVRTWANEVLLAQRGEVREMRAMLGDFDLGGVDEARYAAMAADMKPMVDEVRTARQLDDAWVSGMARHHALGIVMATVALSKSDNTLIQLLARNIILLQSRQLAEYRAWTADS, translated from the coding sequence ATGCGCCGCTTGCTGCTCTGCCTCGCCTTCTCCTCGCTCGCGTTCGCCCAGACGCACGACCACTCGCCGCCGCCCTCGGCGCCTTCCACGTCCGCGCCCGTGGCGAGTCACGATCACTCCGTGCTGGGAGGCGAGCTCATGGCGAGCTTGGAGCGGCTCGACGGTCGGACGTTCGACCGCGCCTTCCTGAGCCTGATGATCGCGCATCACGAGGCGGCCAACGCCATGAGCGAGGACGTTTCGAAGAGCGCTCAAGACGCCAAGGTGCGGACGTGGGCGAACGAGGTGCTGCTCGCTCAGCGCGGCGAAGTGCGTGAGATGCGCGCCATGCTGGGCGACTTCGATCTCGGCGGTGTGGACGAGGCGCGTTACGCGGCGATGGCGGCCGACATGAAGCCGATGGTGGACGAGGTTCGAACGGCGCGGCAACTCGACGACGCGTGGGTGAGCGGCATGGCTCGCCATCACGCTCTCGGCATCGTGATGGCGACGGTCGCGCTCTCGAAGTCCGACAATACGCTGATTCAACTGCTGGCCCGCAACATCATCTTGCTGCAATCCAGGCAACTCGCCGAGTACCGGGCTTGGACGGCCGATTCCTGA
- a CDS encoding TIGR04282 family arsenosugar biosynthesis glycosyltransferase yields MPAHDSELGPDHENFADRRTLVVVAKRPRAGEVKTRIAATLGPDVAARVYESALLDTLDLVRSCAASPLLSFAPPTPEARSFFTALAPDFALAPQLGEDFGARLVSAFRAAFDTGARAVVLIGTDNPSLPRAHVQSAFDALARPDVDVVLGAVTDGGYYLLGMKHLHDVLFQRIAWSTEVVADQTRERAREGGLHLVDVASWYDLDVEDDLRTLLSDVRTVEDGRAPRTRALLESLKSEAAK; encoded by the coding sequence ATGCCTGCTCACGATAGCGAACTCGGGCCCGACCACGAGAACTTCGCGGATCGACGTACCCTTGTGGTCGTCGCGAAGCGTCCTCGCGCGGGCGAGGTCAAGACGCGAATCGCCGCGACCCTCGGCCCCGACGTCGCCGCCCGCGTGTACGAAAGCGCCTTGCTCGACACGCTCGACCTCGTGAGGTCGTGCGCGGCGAGTCCCTTGCTGAGCTTCGCTCCGCCCACGCCGGAGGCGCGAAGCTTCTTCACGGCGCTCGCCCCCGACTTCGCCCTCGCCCCGCAGCTCGGCGAGGACTTCGGAGCGCGCCTCGTGTCGGCTTTTCGGGCGGCCTTCGACACAGGGGCCCGCGCGGTCGTTCTGATCGGCACCGACAACCCCAGCTTGCCGCGCGCGCACGTGCAAAGCGCGTTCGACGCGCTGGCACGACCCGACGTGGACGTCGTCCTGGGAGCGGTGACGGACGGCGGTTACTACCTGCTCGGCATGAAGCACCTGCACGACGTTCTGTTTCAGCGCATCGCGTGGAGCACGGAGGTCGTCGCCGACCAGACGCGCGAGCGGGCCCGTGAGGGCGGACTGCACCTCGTGGACGTCGCCTCGTGGTACGACCTCGACGTCGAGGATGACCTGCGCACCCTGCTCAGCGACGTGCGAACCGTCGAGGACGGGCGGGCTCCGCGAACGCGCGCCCTCTTGGAGTCGTTGAAGTCGGAGGCGGCGAAGTGA
- a CDS encoding beta-glucosidase, translating into MRRSLFGSFFLGGFECSSHRLRSGRRLDLVASTRHDAFARQDYERLREVGVRAARDGLRWHLVEARPGTYDFSSFLPMHRAAREVGVEVIWDLFHYGWPDDLDLFSAEFPDRFAGFARAFAELLKAEGDLAPLVTPINEISWFAFVGGHSAYLNPFASFRSPELKRQLVLAAVAAMREIRAVLPAARFVHTEPLINIVGDPARPHEHEIARWHHANQFEALDMLAGRVAPELGGDESFLDIVGLNYYPYNQWIHREGGPPEVNLFSGDELHRPLHTLLRDVHERFRRPLFLAETGCEGDERPAWLAHVCDEVEIARSIGVDVGGVCWYPILNHPGWDDDRHCHNGLWNYADEGGERERFEPLAAELARQVRRFEPEADLAAD; encoded by the coding sequence ATGAGACGTTCGTTGTTCGGCAGCTTCTTCCTCGGCGGCTTCGAGTGCTCGTCGCACCGCCTGCGTTCGGGACGGCGGCTCGACCTCGTGGCGAGCACGCGGCACGACGCGTTCGCGCGCCAGGACTACGAGCGCCTGAGGGAAGTCGGCGTTCGAGCGGCGCGCGACGGCCTGCGCTGGCACCTCGTCGAGGCGCGTCCCGGAACGTATGACTTCTCGAGCTTCCTACCGATGCACCGAGCGGCGCGAGAAGTCGGCGTGGAGGTCATCTGGGACCTCTTCCACTACGGCTGGCCCGACGACCTCGATCTCTTCTCGGCAGAGTTCCCGGACCGCTTCGCGGGGTTCGCCCGAGCCTTCGCGGAGCTTTTGAAGGCCGAGGGCGACCTCGCGCCGCTCGTCACGCCGATCAACGAAATCTCGTGGTTCGCCTTCGTGGGCGGTCACTCGGCGTACCTCAATCCCTTCGCGAGCTTTCGCTCGCCGGAACTCAAGCGGCAACTCGTCCTCGCCGCAGTCGCCGCCATGCGCGAGATTCGGGCCGTCCTGCCCGCCGCGCGCTTCGTGCACACCGAGCCTCTCATCAACATCGTCGGCGATCCCGCGCGACCCCACGAGCACGAGATCGCTCGCTGGCACCACGCCAACCAGTTCGAGGCGCTCGACATGCTCGCCGGGCGGGTCGCCCCCGAACTCGGCGGCGACGAGTCCTTTCTCGACATCGTCGGGCTGAACTACTACCCGTACAACCAGTGGATTCACCGCGAGGGCGGGCCGCCGGAAGTCAACCTCTTTTCGGGTGACGAGCTGCACCGCCCGTTGCACACGCTGCTGCGCGACGTTCACGAGCGTTTTCGCCGCCCTCTCTTCCTCGCCGAGACGGGCTGCGAGGGCGACGAGCGACCCGCGTGGCTCGCCCACGTGTGCGACGAGGTGGAGATCGCGCGGTCGATCGGCGTGGACGTCGGCGGGGTGTGCTGGTATCCCATTCTCAACCACCCCGGCTGGGACGATGACCGTCACTGCCACAACGGCTTGTGGAACTACGCCGACGAAGGAGGCGAACGCGAGCGCTTCGAGCCGCTCGCGGCGGAACTCGCGCGTCAAGTTCGCCGCTTCGAGCCCGAAGCCGACCTCGCCGCCGATTAA
- a CDS encoding Gfo/Idh/MocA family protein codes for MTSLRWGFLGAARIGHALAPAVKNAGHVLQAVAARDVNRAREFAGRYDVARAYGSYDELLADPEVDAIYNPLPNDAHLPMTVAALEAGKHVLCEKPLVMNAEEARALREASERTGKLVLEAFAYRFHPGFERAREVVASGALGDLRLGHALFCFTLDRPDDFRWSAEKGGGGLYDVGCYCVNGLRMLLGREPTRASAFQRLERGVDGTLSGLLDFGEASATVNCGQAASYQQRLTLVGTNGSMVFDHAFTSKGGGHTLRVNGESETIEHADAYQRMVEHFGRAAHGVEPLRFTMDDSVAQARVLDALFASARQGHTVDV; via the coding sequence ATGACATCGCTTCGTTGGGGATTTTTGGGCGCCGCGCGCATCGGTCACGCGCTCGCTCCGGCCGTGAAGAACGCGGGGCACGTTTTGCAGGCGGTCGCGGCGCGCGACGTGAATCGGGCGCGCGAGTTCGCCGGGAGGTACGACGTCGCCCGCGCGTACGGCAGCTACGACGAGTTGCTCGCCGACCCCGAAGTCGACGCGATCTACAATCCTTTGCCGAACGACGCGCACCTGCCGATGACCGTGGCGGCGTTGGAGGCGGGCAAACACGTCTTGTGCGAAAAGCCGCTCGTGATGAACGCCGAGGAGGCGCGCGCCCTGCGCGAGGCGAGCGAGCGTACGGGGAAGCTGGTGCTGGAAGCGTTCGCGTACCGCTTTCATCCGGGCTTCGAGCGAGCGCGAGAAGTCGTGGCGTCGGGCGCCTTGGGAGACTTGCGGCTGGGGCACGCCTTGTTTTGCTTCACCCTCGATCGCCCGGACGACTTTCGCTGGAGCGCCGAGAAGGGCGGCGGCGGCTTGTACGACGTGGGGTGCTACTGCGTGAACGGATTGCGGATGCTGCTGGGGCGCGAGCCGACGCGGGCGTCCGCTTTTCAGCGTTTGGAGCGTGGCGTGGACGGAACGTTGTCGGGGCTGCTGGACTTCGGCGAGGCGAGCGCCACCGTGAACTGCGGTCAGGCCGCGTCGTACCAGCAGCGCCTCACGCTCGTCGGCACGAACGGCTCGATGGTCTTCGATCACGCCTTCACGAGCAAGGGCGGCGGGCACACGTTGCGGGTGAACGGCGAATCGGAGACGATCGAGCACGCCGACGCTTACCAGCGCATGGTGGAGCACTTCGGTCGGGCGGCGCACGGCGTGGAGCCGTTGCGTTTCACGATGGACGATTCCGTCGCGCAGGCGCGCGTGCTCGACGCCTTGTTCGCGAGCGCCCGCCAAGGGCACACGGTAGACGTTTGA